A genomic region of Xanthomonas campestris pv. phormiicola contains the following coding sequences:
- the rpoC gene encoding DNA-directed RNA polymerase subunit beta', producing MKDLLNLFNQQRQTLDFDAIKIALASPDLIRSWSFGEVKKPETINYRTFKPERDGLFCAAIFGPIKDYECLCGKYKRMKHRGVVCEKCGTEVTLAKVRRERMGHIDLASPVAHIWFLKSLPSRIGLMLDMTLRDIERVLYFEAYVVTEPGLTALERRQLLTEEQFLTARQEHGDDFDAAMGAEAVYELLRTIDLQSEMTRLREEIAGTGSETKLKRLTKRIKLVEAFLESGNRPEWMVMTVLPVLPPDLRPLVPLDGGRFATSDLNDLYRRVINRNNRLRRLLELNAPDIIVRNEKRMLQESVDALLDNGRRGRAITGTNKRPLKSLADMIKGKQGRFRQNLLGKRVDYSGRSVIVVGPTLRLHECGLPKKMALELFKPFVFAKLQRRGLATTIKAAKKLVEREEAEVWDILEEVIREHPVLLNRAPTLHRLGIQAFEPVLIEGKAIQLHPLVCTAFNADFDGDQMAVHVPLSLEAQLEARALMMSTNNILSPANGEPIIVPSQDVVLGLYYMSRALENKKGEGMVFANIAEVKRAYDNRVVELHAKVKVRITETVIDEDGSRSKKTSIVDTTIGRALLAEILPEGLPFALANTELTKKNISRLINSSYRQLGLKDSVVFADKLMYTGFAYATRAGVSIGIDDMLIPSEKKGILGEAEQEVLEIQEQYQSGLVTAGERYNKVVDIWSRTNERIAKAMMDTIGTEKVTNAKGEIIDQKSMNSLYIMADSGARGSQAQIRQLAGMRGLMARPDGSIIETPIKANFREGLNVQEYFNSTHGARKGLADTALKTANSGYLTRRLVDVAQDVVITEPDCGTSDGLTMTPIVEGGDVVEPLKDRVLGRVVAEDVFLPGNDEDPIVTRNTLLDEQWVAKLEEAGVQTLKVRSTITCESSFGVCARCYGRDLARGHLVNIGEAVGVIAAQSIGEPGTQLTMRTFHIGGAASRAAAVDNITVKTTGSIKFNNLKSVEHANGSLVAVSRSGELSVLDGHGRERERYKLAYGATITAKDGDAVKAGQSVANWDPHNHPIVSEVAGFIRFIDFIDGVTVIEKTDDLTGLASREITDPKRRGTQAKDLRPIVRIVDGKGNDLTIPGTDLPAQYLLPPRSIVNLQDGAAVGVGDVVAKIPQEASKTRDITGGLPRVADLFEARKPKDPAILAERSGIISFGKDTKGKQRLIIKDTDGSEHEELIPKYRQIIVFEGEHVAKGETVVDGEPSPQDILRLLGVEPLAAYLVKEIQDVYRLQGVKINDKHIEVITRQMLRKVEITDQGNSKFLNGEQAERQRVIEENARLVPRNELPAKYDPVLLGITKASLATESFISAASFQETTRVLTEAAVRGTSDTLRGLKENVIVGRLIPAGTGLAYHSLRRRNSSGLTESEMQTLSGGNAEPAVETPAPAAATSSEE from the coding sequence ATGAAAGACCTGCTCAACCTCTTCAACCAGCAGCGCCAGACGCTGGACTTCGACGCGATCAAGATCGCGTTGGCCTCGCCGGACCTGATCCGCTCGTGGTCCTTCGGCGAAGTGAAGAAGCCGGAAACGATCAACTACCGTACCTTCAAGCCCGAGCGCGACGGCCTGTTCTGCGCCGCCATCTTCGGCCCGATCAAGGACTACGAGTGCCTGTGCGGCAAGTACAAGCGCATGAAGCACCGTGGCGTGGTCTGCGAGAAGTGCGGCACCGAAGTGACCCTGGCCAAGGTGCGCCGCGAGCGCATGGGCCATATCGACCTGGCCTCGCCGGTCGCGCACATCTGGTTCCTGAAGTCGCTGCCGTCGCGCATCGGCCTGATGCTGGACATGACCCTGCGCGACATCGAGCGCGTGCTGTACTTCGAAGCCTACGTGGTGACCGAGCCGGGCCTGACCGCCCTGGAGCGCCGCCAGCTGCTGACCGAAGAGCAGTTCCTGACCGCGCGCCAGGAGCACGGCGACGACTTCGACGCCGCGATGGGCGCCGAGGCGGTGTACGAGCTGCTGCGCACGATCGACCTGCAGTCGGAAATGACCCGCCTGCGCGAAGAGATCGCCGGCACCGGCTCGGAAACCAAGCTCAAGCGTCTGACCAAGCGCATCAAGCTGGTCGAAGCCTTCCTCGAGTCGGGCAACCGTCCGGAGTGGATGGTGATGACCGTGCTGCCGGTGCTGCCGCCGGATCTGCGTCCGCTGGTGCCGCTGGACGGCGGCCGCTTCGCGACCTCCGACCTGAACGACCTGTACCGCCGCGTCATCAACCGCAACAACCGCCTGCGCCGCCTGCTCGAGCTCAATGCGCCGGACATCATCGTGCGCAACGAAAAGCGCATGCTGCAGGAATCGGTGGATGCGCTGCTGGACAACGGCCGCCGCGGCCGTGCCATCACCGGCACGAACAAGAGGCCTTTGAAGTCGCTGGCCGACATGATCAAGGGCAAGCAGGGCCGGTTCCGCCAGAACCTGCTCGGCAAGCGCGTGGACTACTCCGGCCGTTCGGTCATCGTGGTCGGCCCGACCCTGCGCCTGCACGAGTGCGGCCTGCCGAAGAAGATGGCGCTGGAGCTGTTCAAGCCGTTCGTGTTCGCCAAGCTGCAGCGTCGCGGCCTGGCCACCACCATCAAGGCCGCCAAGAAGCTGGTCGAGCGCGAAGAAGCCGAAGTCTGGGACATCCTGGAAGAGGTCATCCGCGAGCATCCGGTGCTGCTGAACCGCGCGCCGACCCTGCACCGCCTGGGCATCCAGGCGTTCGAGCCGGTGCTGATCGAAGGCAAGGCGATCCAGTTGCATCCGCTGGTGTGTACCGCGTTCAACGCCGACTTCGACGGCGACCAGATGGCCGTGCACGTGCCGCTGTCGCTGGAAGCGCAGCTGGAAGCGCGCGCGCTGATGATGTCCACCAACAACATCCTGTCGCCGGCCAACGGCGAGCCGATCATCGTGCCGTCGCAGGACGTGGTGCTGGGCCTGTACTACATGAGCCGCGCCCTGGAGAACAAGAAGGGCGAGGGCATGGTGTTCGCCAACATCGCCGAAGTGAAGCGCGCCTACGACAACCGCGTGGTCGAACTGCACGCCAAGGTCAAGGTCCGCATCACCGAGACGGTGATCGACGAGGACGGCAGCCGCAGCAAGAAGACCTCGATCGTGGACACCACGATCGGGCGCGCGCTGCTGGCCGAAATCCTGCCGGAAGGCCTGCCGTTCGCGCTGGCCAACACCGAGCTGACCAAGAAGAACATCAGCCGCCTGATCAACTCCAGCTACCGCCAGCTGGGCCTGAAGGACAGCGTCGTGTTCGCCGACAAGCTGATGTACACCGGCTTCGCCTACGCGACCCGCGCCGGCGTGTCGATCGGCATCGACGACATGCTGATCCCGTCGGAGAAGAAGGGCATCCTCGGCGAAGCCGAGCAGGAAGTGCTGGAAATCCAGGAGCAGTACCAGTCCGGTCTGGTCACCGCCGGCGAGCGCTACAACAAGGTCGTGGACATCTGGTCGCGTACCAACGAGCGCATCGCCAAGGCGATGATGGACACCATCGGTACCGAGAAGGTCACCAATGCCAAGGGCGAGATCATCGACCAGAAGTCGATGAACTCCCTGTACATCATGGCCGACTCCGGCGCGCGTGGTAGCCAGGCGCAGATCCGCCAGCTGGCCGGTATGCGCGGCCTGATGGCGCGTCCGGACGGCTCGATCATCGAGACCCCGATCAAGGCCAACTTCCGCGAAGGCCTGAACGTGCAGGAGTACTTCAACTCCACCCACGGCGCGCGCAAGGGTCTGGCCGATACCGCGCTGAAGACCGCCAACTCGGGTTACCTGACCCGGCGTCTGGTCGACGTGGCGCAGGACGTGGTCATCACCGAGCCCGATTGCGGCACCAGCGACGGCCTGACCATGACCCCGATCGTGGAAGGCGGCGACGTGGTCGAGCCGTTGAAGGATCGCGTGCTCGGCCGCGTGGTGGCCGAGGACGTGTTCCTGCCGGGCAACGACGAGGATCCGATCGTCACCCGCAACACGCTGCTCGACGAGCAGTGGGTGGCCAAGCTGGAAGAGGCCGGCGTGCAGACGCTGAAGGTGCGCTCCACGATCACCTGCGAATCCTCGTTCGGCGTGTGCGCCCGCTGCTACGGCCGCGACCTGGCGCGCGGCCACCTGGTCAACATCGGCGAAGCGGTCGGCGTCATCGCCGCGCAGTCGATCGGCGAGCCGGGTACCCAGCTGACCATGCGGACCTTCCACATCGGCGGCGCGGCCTCGCGTGCGGCGGCGGTGGACAACATCACGGTCAAGACCACCGGTTCGATCAAGTTCAACAACCTCAAGTCGGTCGAGCACGCCAACGGTTCGCTGGTGGCGGTGTCGCGTTCGGGCGAACTGTCGGTGCTCGACGGCCACGGCCGCGAGCGCGAGCGCTACAAGCTGGCCTACGGCGCCACGATCACCGCGAAGGACGGTGACGCGGTCAAGGCCGGCCAGTCGGTCGCCAACTGGGATCCGCATAACCACCCGATCGTGTCGGAAGTGGCCGGTTTCATCCGCTTCATCGACTTCATCGACGGCGTCACCGTCATCGAGAAGACCGACGATCTGACCGGCCTGGCCTCGCGCGAGATCACCGATCCGAAGCGTCGCGGCACCCAGGCCAAGGACCTGCGCCCGATCGTGCGCATCGTCGACGGCAAGGGCAACGACCTGACCATCCCGGGCACCGACCTGCCGGCGCAGTACCTGCTGCCGCCGCGCTCGATCGTCAACCTGCAGGACGGTGCGGCGGTGGGCGTGGGCGACGTGGTCGCCAAGATCCCGCAGGAAGCGTCCAAGACCCGCGACATCACCGGTGGTCTGCCGCGCGTGGCCGATCTGTTCGAAGCGCGCAAGCCGAAGGATCCTGCGATCCTGGCCGAGCGCTCGGGCATCATCAGCTTCGGCAAGGACACCAAGGGCAAGCAGCGCCTGATCATCAAGGACACCGATGGTTCGGAACACGAAGAGCTGATCCCGAAGTATCGCCAGATCATCGTGTTCGAAGGCGAGCACGTGGCCAAGGGCGAGACCGTGGTCGACGGCGAGCCGAGCCCGCAGGACATCCTGCGCCTGCTCGGCGTGGAGCCGCTGGCCGCCTACCTGGTCAAGGAAATCCAGGACGTGTACCGCCTGCAGGGCGTGAAGATCAACGACAAGCACATCGAGGTCATCACCCGGCAGATGCTGCGCAAGGTCGAGATCACCGACCAGGGCAACAGCAAGTTCCTCAACGGCGAGCAGGCCGAGCGCCAGCGCGTCATCGAGGAAAATGCCCGCCTGGTGCCCCGCAACGAACTGCCGGCCAAGTACGACCCGGTGCTGCTGGGCATCACCAAGGCCTCGCTGGCCACCGAGTCGTTCATCTCGGCGGCGTCGTTCCAGGAGACCACCCGCGTCCTCACCGAGGCGGCGGTCCGCGGCACCAGCGATACGCTGCGCGGCCTGAAGGAAAACGTGATCGTCGGCCGCCTGATCCCGGCCGGCACCGGCCTGGCCTACCACAGCCTGCGCCGTCGCAACTCCAGCGGCCTGACCGAGTCGGAGATGCAGACCCTGTCCGGCGGCAACGCCGAGCCGGCGGTCGAAACGCCCGCTCCGGCGGCTGCCACCAGCAGCGAAGAGTAA
- the rpoB gene encoding DNA-directed RNA polymerase subunit beta, whose translation MTSYSFTEKKRIRKDFGKQRSILEVPFLLAIQVDSYREFLQENTDPNKRSDHGLHAALKSVFPISSYSGNAALEYVGYKLGDPVFDERECRQRGMSYGAPLRVTVRLVIYDRESSTKAIKYVKEQEVYLGEIPLMTDNGTFIVNGTERVIVSQLHRSPGVFFDHDRGKTHSSGKLLYSARIIPYRGSWLDFEFDPKDALFTRIDRRRKLPVSILLRALGYSNEEMLAEFFEINTFHIDPKEGVQLELVPERLRGETLNFDLADGDKVIVEAGKRITARHVKQLEAAGVAALAVPDEYLVGRILSHDVVDASTGELLASANDEISEDQLTAFRKAGVDAVGTLWVNDLDRGPYLSNTLRIDPTKTQLEALVEIYRMMRPGEPPTKDAAQNLFHNLFFTFERYDLSTVGRMKFNRRVGRKEVTGESVLYDRKYFGERNDEESKRLVAEHADSSDILEVIKVLTEIRNGRGVVDDIDHLGNRRVRSVGEMAENVFRVGLVRVERAVKERLSMAESEGLTPQELINAKPVAAAIKEFFGSSQLSQFMDQNNPLSEVTHKRRVSALGPGGLTRERAGFEVRDVHPTHYGRVCTIETPEGPNIGLINSLAVYARTNQYGFLETPYRKVVDGQITDDVEYLSAIEENEYVIAQANALHDSKSRLTEQFVPCRYQGESLLKPPAEVHFMDVSPMQTVSIAAALVPFLEHDDANRALMGANMQRQAVPTLRAQKPLVGTGIERAVARDSGVTVNARRGGVIEQIDAGRIVVKVNEEEIGGGTDAGVDIYNLIKYTRSNQNTCINQRPLVNVGDVIARGDVLADGPSTDIGELALGQNMLIAFMPWNGYNFEDSILLSERVVEEDRYTTIHIEELTCVARDTKLGPEEISADIPNVSEQALNRLDESGVVYIGAEVRAGDIMVGKVTPKGESQLTPEEKLLRAIFGEKASDVKDSSLRVPPGMDGTVIDVQVFTRDGIEKDKRARQIEENEIKRVKKDFDDQFRILESAIYARLRTQLIGKVANGGPNLKKGDTITDAYLDGLKKSDWFALRMKDEEPSDAIERAQKQIQAHEKEFERRFADKRGKITAGDDLAPGVLKMVKVFLAVKRRIQPGDKMAGRHGNKGVVSMIQPIEDMPYMANGETVDIVLNPLGVPSRMNIGQVLEVHLGWAAKGLGRKIQNMLEAQAKVADLRKFLTQIYNHDQKLGEDRVDLDQFSDAELLALSKNLTDGVPMATPVFDGATEAEIKHMLELADLPISGQTQLYDGRTGEAFDRHTTVGYMHMLKLNHLVDDKMHARSTGPYSLVTQQPLGGKAQFGGQRFGEMEVWALEAYGAAYTLQEMLTVKSDDVQGRNQMYKNIVDGEHEMVAGMPESFNVLVKEIRSLAINMELED comes from the coding sequence ATGACGTCTTATTCGTTCACCGAAAAGAAGCGTATCCGCAAGGATTTCGGCAAGCAGCGCTCGATCCTCGAAGTGCCGTTCCTGCTGGCGATCCAGGTGGATTCCTACCGCGAGTTCCTGCAGGAGAACACCGACCCGAACAAGCGTTCGGACCACGGCCTGCACGCGGCCCTGAAATCGGTGTTCCCGATCTCCAGCTACAGCGGCAACGCGGCGCTGGAGTACGTCGGCTACAAGCTGGGCGACCCGGTGTTCGACGAGCGCGAGTGCCGCCAGCGCGGCATGAGCTACGGCGCCCCGCTGCGCGTGACCGTGCGCCTGGTGATCTACGACCGCGAGTCCTCGACCAAGGCCATCAAGTACGTGAAGGAGCAGGAGGTCTACCTCGGCGAGATCCCGCTGATGACCGACAACGGCACCTTCATCGTCAACGGTACCGAGCGCGTCATCGTCTCGCAGCTGCACCGTTCGCCGGGCGTGTTCTTCGATCACGACCGCGGCAAGACCCACAGCTCGGGCAAGCTGCTGTACAGCGCCCGCATCATTCCGTACCGCGGCTCCTGGCTGGACTTCGAGTTCGACCCGAAGGACGCGCTGTTCACCCGTATCGACCGCCGCCGCAAGCTGCCGGTGTCGATCCTGCTGCGCGCGCTCGGTTATTCGAACGAAGAGATGCTGGCCGAGTTCTTCGAGATCAACACCTTCCACATCGACCCCAAGGAGGGCGTGCAGCTGGAGCTGGTGCCCGAGCGCCTGCGCGGCGAGACGCTGAACTTCGACCTGGCCGATGGCGACAAGGTCATCGTCGAGGCCGGCAAGCGCATCACCGCGCGCCATGTCAAGCAGCTCGAAGCCGCCGGCGTCGCCGCGCTGGCCGTGCCTGACGAGTACCTGGTCGGCCGCATCCTGTCGCACGACGTGGTCGATGCTTCGACCGGCGAACTGCTGGCCAGCGCCAACGACGAGATCAGCGAAGACCAGCTGACCGCGTTCCGCAAGGCCGGCGTCGACGCCGTGGGCACGCTGTGGGTCAACGATCTGGACCGTGGTCCGTACCTGTCCAACACCCTGCGCATCGATCCGACCAAGACCCAGCTGGAAGCGCTGGTCGAGATCTACCGCATGATGCGTCCCGGCGAGCCGCCGACCAAGGACGCCGCGCAGAACCTGTTCCACAACCTGTTCTTCACCTTCGAGCGCTACGACCTGTCCACGGTCGGCCGCATGAAGTTCAACCGCCGTGTCGGCCGCAAGGAAGTCACCGGCGAGTCGGTGCTGTACGACAGGAAGTACTTCGGCGAGCGCAACGACGAAGAGTCCAAGCGCCTGGTCGCCGAGCACGCAGACAGCTCCGACATCCTCGAAGTGATCAAGGTCCTGACCGAGATCCGCAACGGCCGCGGCGTGGTCGACGACATCGATCACCTGGGCAACCGCCGCGTGCGGTCGGTCGGCGAGATGGCCGAGAACGTGTTCCGCGTGGGCCTGGTCCGCGTCGAGCGTGCGGTCAAGGAGCGCCTGTCGATGGCCGAGTCCGAAGGCCTGACCCCGCAGGAACTGATCAACGCCAAGCCGGTGGCCGCCGCGATCAAGGAGTTCTTCGGCTCCTCGCAGCTGTCCCAGTTCATGGACCAGAACAACCCGCTGTCGGAAGTGACGCACAAGCGCCGCGTCTCCGCGCTGGGCCCGGGCGGCCTGACCCGCGAGCGCGCCGGCTTCGAAGTGCGCGACGTGCATCCGACCCACTACGGCCGCGTCTGCACCATCGAAACGCCGGAAGGCCCGAACATCGGCCTGATCAACTCGCTGGCGGTGTATGCCCGCACCAACCAGTACGGCTTCCTGGAGACGCCGTACCGGAAGGTCGTGGACGGCCAGATCACCGACGACGTCGAGTACCTGTCGGCGATCGAGGAGAACGAGTACGTGATCGCGCAGGCCAATGCGCTGCACGATTCCAAGAGCCGCCTGACCGAGCAGTTCGTGCCGTGCCGCTACCAGGGCGAGTCGCTGCTGAAGCCGCCGGCCGAAGTGCACTTCATGGACGTGTCGCCGATGCAGACCGTGTCCATCGCGGCGGCGCTGGTGCCGTTCCTGGAGCACGATGACGCCAACCGCGCACTGATGGGCGCGAACATGCAGCGCCAGGCCGTGCCGACGCTGCGTGCGCAGAAGCCGCTGGTCGGTACCGGCATCGAGCGCGCGGTGGCGCGCGACTCGGGCGTGACCGTGAACGCGCGCCGTGGCGGCGTGATCGAGCAGATCGACGCCGGCCGCATCGTGGTCAAGGTCAACGAGGAAGAGATCGGCGGCGGCACCGATGCCGGCGTGGACATCTACAACCTGATCAAGTACACGCGTTCCAACCAGAACACCTGCATCAACCAGCGTCCGCTGGTCAATGTGGGCGACGTGATCGCGCGCGGCGACGTGCTGGCCGACGGTCCCTCGACCGACATCGGCGAGCTGGCCCTGGGCCAGAACATGCTGATCGCGTTCATGCCGTGGAACGGCTACAACTTCGAAGACTCCATCCTGCTCTCCGAGCGCGTGGTGGAAGAGGATCGCTACACCACGATCCACATCGAAGAGCTGACCTGCGTGGCGCGCGACACCAAGCTGGGGCCGGAGGAAATCTCCGCCGATATCCCGAACGTGTCCGAGCAGGCGCTGAACCGCCTGGACGAGTCGGGCGTGGTGTACATCGGCGCCGAAGTGCGCGCCGGCGACATCATGGTCGGCAAGGTCACGCCGAAGGGCGAGAGCCAGCTGACCCCCGAAGAGAAGCTGCTGCGCGCGATCTTCGGCGAGAAGGCCTCGGACGTGAAGGACAGCTCGCTGCGCGTGCCGCCGGGCATGGACGGCACCGTCATCGACGTGCAGGTGTTCACCCGCGACGGCATCGAGAAGGACAAGCGCGCCCGCCAGATCGAGGAAAACGAGATCAAGCGGGTCAAGAAGGACTTCGACGACCAGTTCCGCATCCTGGAAAGCGCGATCTATGCGCGCCTGCGCACCCAGCTGATCGGCAAGGTCGCCAACGGCGGTCCGAACCTGAAGAAGGGCGACACCATCACCGATGCGTACCTGGACGGGCTGAAGAAGTCCGACTGGTTCGCGCTGCGGATGAAGGACGAGGAGCCGTCGGACGCGATCGAGCGCGCGCAGAAGCAGATCCAGGCACACGAGAAGGAATTCGAGCGTCGCTTCGCCGACAAGCGCGGCAAGATCACCGCCGGCGACGACTTGGCTCCGGGCGTGCTGAAGATGGTCAAGGTGTTCCTGGCGGTGAAGCGCCGCATCCAGCCCGGCGACAAGATGGCCGGTCGCCACGGCAACAAGGGTGTCGTGTCGATGATCCAGCCGATCGAGGACATGCCGTACATGGCCAACGGCGAAACCGTGGACATCGTGCTGAACCCGCTCGGCGTGCCGTCGCGCATGAACATCGGCCAGGTGCTGGAAGTGCATCTGGGCTGGGCCGCCAAGGGCCTGGGTCGCAAGATCCAGAACATGCTCGAGGCCCAGGCCAAGGTCGCCGACCTGCGCAAGTTCCTGACCCAGATCTACAACCACGACCAGAAGCTGGGCGAGGACCGTGTGGACCTGGATCAGTTCAGCGACGCCGAGCTGCTGGCCCTGTCGAAGAACCTGACCGACGGCGTGCCGATGGCCACCCCGGTGTTCGACGGCGCCACCGAAGCGGAGATCAAGCACATGCTCGAGCTCGCCGACCTGCCGATCAGCGGCCAGACCCAGCTGTACGACGGCCGCACCGGCGAGGCGTTCGACCGCCACACCACGGTCGGCTACATGCACATGCTGAAGCTGAACCACCTGGTCGACGACAAGATGCACGCGCGCTCCACCGGTCCGTACTCGCTCGTCACCCAGCAGCCGCTGGGCGGCAAGGCGCAGTTCGGCGGCCAGCGCTTCGGCGAAATGGAAGTCTGGGCGCTGGAAGCCTACGGCGCGGCCTACACCCTGCAGGAAATGCTGACGGTGAAGTCCGACGACGTGCAGGGCCGCAACCAGATGTACAAGAACATCGTCGACGGCGAGCACGAGATGGTCGCGGGCATGCCGGAATCCTTCAACGTCCTGGTGAAGGAAATCCGCTCGCTGGCCATCAACATGGAATTGGAAGACTGA
- the rplL gene encoding 50S ribosomal protein L7/L12: MSLSNEQIVDAIAEKTLMEVMELVKAIEEKFGVSAAAPVAAAGPAAAAAPVEEQTEFNVILKAVGEKKVEVIKAVRAITGLGLKEAKDLVEGAPQTVKEAVSKEDSEKFKKDLEAAGATVEIK, encoded by the coding sequence ATGTCCCTGTCTAACGAACAGATCGTCGACGCAATCGCCGAAAAGACCCTCATGGAAGTGATGGAGCTGGTCAAGGCCATCGAAGAGAAGTTTGGCGTTTCCGCCGCCGCCCCGGTCGCCGCTGCCGGCCCGGCCGCTGCTGCCGCCCCGGTCGAAGAGCAGACCGAGTTCAACGTCATCCTGAAGGCTGTCGGCGAGAAGAAGGTCGAAGTCATCAAGGCCGTCCGCGCCATCACTGGCCTGGGCCTGAAGGAAGCGAAGGACCTCGTCGAAGGTGCTCCGCAGACCGTCAAGGAAGCCGTGTCGAAGGAAGATTCCGAGAAGTTCAAGAAGGATCTCGAGGCCGCCGGCGCGACCGTCGAAATCAAGTAA
- the rplJ gene encoding 50S ribosomal protein L10 — MALNLSQKQEVVAELADVAAKAHSLVAAEYAGITVAQLTAMRKKARETGVYLRVVKNTLAARAVAGTEYECVQDALVGPLLYAFSTEEPGAAGRLIKEFAKGNDKLQTKVVSMGGQLYPAAHLEVLASLPTREQALAMLARVLAEPASMFARAVKAVGDKLGGGEEAPAAAEEAPAETA; from the coding sequence ATGGCTCTCAATCTGTCCCAGAAGCAAGAAGTCGTCGCCGAACTGGCAGACGTTGCCGCGAAGGCTCACTCCTTGGTTGCTGCCGAGTACGCCGGCATCACGGTCGCCCAGCTGACCGCGATGCGCAAGAAGGCGCGCGAAACCGGTGTGTACTTGCGTGTTGTCAAGAACACCCTGGCCGCGCGTGCCGTTGCCGGTACCGAATACGAGTGCGTCCAGGACGCGCTGGTCGGTCCGCTGCTGTATGCGTTCTCGACGGAAGAACCCGGCGCTGCCGGTCGTCTGATCAAGGAATTCGCCAAGGGTAACGACAAGCTGCAGACCAAGGTCGTGTCGATGGGTGGCCAGCTGTATCCGGCCGCTCACCTCGAGGTGTTGGCATCGCTGCCGACCCGCGAGCAGGCGCTGGCCATGCTGGCACGCGTCCTCGCCGAGCCGGCGAGCATGTTTGCACGCGCGGTCAAGGCAGTGGGCGACAAGCTCGGTGGTGGCGAAGAAGCCCCCGCCGCAGCGGAAGAAGCCCCGGCCGAAACGGCTTAA
- the rplA gene encoding 50S ribosomal protein L1 translates to MAQTKRQKAIRAAVQPGKAYSIDEALKIIKSTSKAKFVEAVDVAVRLGVDAKKSDQQVRGSTVLPAGTGKSVRVAVFAPAGAKADEALAAGAEAVGMDDLAEKMQAGDLNYDVVIATPDAMRVVGKLGTLLGPRGLMPNPKVGTVSANPAEAVKNAKSGQVRYRTDKAGIIHCTIGKASFEDDALKNNLQALLMDLVKAKPATSKGTYLQKISVSSTMGPGVTVDQASLSLK, encoded by the coding sequence ATGGCACAGACCAAGCGACAGAAAGCGATCCGTGCTGCCGTGCAGCCGGGCAAGGCGTATTCGATCGACGAAGCGCTGAAGATCATCAAGTCCACCAGCAAGGCCAAGTTCGTCGAAGCCGTCGACGTGGCCGTGCGCCTGGGCGTGGATGCCAAGAAGTCCGACCAGCAGGTGCGCGGTTCCACCGTGCTGCCGGCCGGTACCGGCAAGAGCGTGCGCGTGGCGGTGTTCGCCCCGGCCGGCGCCAAGGCTGACGAAGCCCTGGCCGCTGGCGCCGAAGCCGTCGGCATGGACGACCTGGCCGAGAAGATGCAGGCCGGCGACCTGAACTACGACGTGGTCATCGCCACCCCGGACGCGATGCGCGTCGTCGGCAAGTTGGGCACGCTGCTGGGCCCGCGCGGCCTGATGCCGAACCCGAAGGTCGGCACCGTGTCGGCCAATCCGGCCGAAGCGGTGAAGAACGCCAAGTCGGGTCAGGTGCGCTACCGCACCGACAAGGCCGGCATCATCCACTGCACCATCGGCAAGGCCAGCTTCGAAGACGACGCGCTGAAGAACAATCTGCAGGCGCTGTTGATGGACCTGGTCAAGGCCAAGCCGGCGACCTCGAAGGGCACCTACCTGCAGAAGATCTCGGTGAGCTCGACCATGGGTCCGGGCGTCACCGTCGATCAGGCGTCGCTGTCCCTGAAGTAA
- the rplK gene encoding 50S ribosomal protein L11 gives MAKKVVGYIKLQVKAGQANPSPPVGPALGQRGLNIMEFCKAFNAATQKLEPGLPTPVIITAYSDRTFTFITKSTPASVLLKKAAGVTSGSKRPNTEKVGKVTRKQLEEIAKAKEADLTAAELEAAVRTIAGSARSMGLTVEG, from the coding sequence ATGGCAAAGAAAGTAGTCGGTTACATCAAGCTGCAGGTGAAGGCCGGTCAGGCCAACCCCTCGCCGCCGGTCGGTCCTGCGCTGGGTCAGCGCGGCCTGAACATCATGGAATTCTGCAAGGCGTTCAATGCCGCCACGCAGAAGCTGGAGCCGGGCCTGCCCACTCCGGTCATCATCACGGCCTATTCGGACCGTACCTTCACCTTCATCACCAAGAGCACCCCTGCGAGCGTGCTGTTGAAGAAGGCTGCAGGCGTCACCTCCGGTTCCAAGCGCCCGAACACCGAAAAGGTGGGCAAGGTCACCCGCAAGCAGCTCGAAGAGATCGCCAAGGCGAAGGAAGCCGACCTGACTGCAGCCGAGCTGGAAGCGGCGGTGCGTACGATTGCGGGTTCCGCCCGCAGCATGGGCCTGACGGTGGAGGGTTAA